A single region of the Pygocentrus nattereri isolate fPygNat1 chromosome 27, fPygNat1.pri, whole genome shotgun sequence genome encodes:
- the LOC108413165 gene encoding hepatic lectin-like produces MDHIYGNVDFELSKTPGNKRCHCSTASRSVRERNPTTSKDSLKFLLAALGLLLLCALVALCVLGILYHNKGASYEALSEQYSSAVERLSEQECNARETERKYEALKVKYSTAHEVISNCSECQKCALCGEGWRLFGVKCYNFSTDKLNWTMSRDYCAEKGGHLVIITSQAEQDFVSSGVHDNYWIGLNDLETEGKWMWVNNQTLTETGVTFWYERHGQPNEPDNWTEEDPSGENCAKLDYSDKWFDASCRERKKFI; encoded by the exons atggatcaCATCTATGGCAACGTTGATTTTGAGCTCTCCAAAACACCTGGAAATAAACGATGTCATTGTTCAACAG CCAGCCggtcagtcagagagagaaacccCACAACCTCTAAAGACTCTCTGAAGTTCCTCCTGGCTGCTCTCGGCCTCCTTCTGCTCTGTGCTTTGGTGGCGCTCTGTGTTCTGGGGATCCTGT ATCACAATAAAGGCGCCTCCTATGAAGCATTAAGTGAGCAGTACAGCAGTGCTGTAGAGAGACTGTCAGAGCAGGAGTGCAATGCTCGCG aaacagaaagaaagtaCGAGGCACTGAAGGTGAAGTACAGCACGGCTCATGAAGTCATCTCTAACTGTAGTG AGTGTCAGAAGTGTGCACTGTGTGGAGAAGGATGGAGGCTTTTTGGTGTGAAGTGCTACAACTTCTCTACTGATAAACTGAACTGGACCATGAGCAGAGATTACTGTGCTGAGAAAGGAGGTCATCTGGTTATAATAACCAGCCAAGCTGAGCAG GATTTTGTTTCTTCAGGTGTTCATGACAATTATTGGATTGGGCTGAATGACTTGGAGACTGAGGGAAAGTGGATGTGGGTCAACAACCAGACCCTGACTGAGACGGGAGTGAC TTTCTGGTATGAGAGGCATGGCCAACCTAATGAGCCTGATAACTGGACAGAAGAGGACCCTTCGGGAGAGAACTGTGCCAAGCTAGATTACTCAGATAAATGGTTTGATGCTTCCTGCCGTGAACGGAAAAAATTCATCT ga